The sequence aaacggttcgttcttgccagtcatgtttgagcgaatggcttcaattgcactcagactatctgtgaagaggaaataatggtttggagataatgtaacgattacactcaaactataatgaactgctgctaactctgctatataaacagatgcaggttcttgaagcctgaatgaagccgaaacattattgttgaacataccaaaccctgtcgcttcttcaattcgcgatccgtccgtgtaaaacattttctcagagtcaataagcctgaacttacttgaaaatatttttgggatttccgtcgagcgtagatgatccaagattccacgcacttcgcgctgcatggatgtatcgaaaattaAAGTTGAGTTAGGGGCAttcaggatgctgacacggatcttgatgggttgatttcctgcgacatgtggttaaaatatactgtcatgaattttgtttgagatcgatgctcgactagtcgttcgaaattattaattaccatgggattcagcatcttattagcaggcgtgatgaaagctcccaaaatcgatctttcaatggaagaactcccgccagaacttcaagactcattgtatgtgtcgaatgcatgcagcctaaagcaattcgcaaacaacgatactgaattcgctccagtttgataatatgagagtttgcagcggaatggaaacaaacgcatccatattctatcactaaaagtatcgttgtctgatacaattttattagatcttgcggatgagcaccccaccaagatcctgttattgttcgaagaaaatttgttggcattatgttatcagaaacctaatgtgtcctccccacgtgcatttggaatcaaaccacaccccgaggtatttgaaagtcaaaacctgttggatcattcttcccatcatatgaagctgaagccgcgcaagatcatgctttcttgaaaagacgaccagctctgttttctccgcagagaattcgatacccagatgaacagcccaaacagaCAAGTTATCTAGGGTATCTTgccatggtttttgcagatcaatagctttgggtccagtaactgaaaccacgccatcatctgccaattgacTCAgggtacatggggttactagacagctgtcaatgttgtttacatagaaattatacaggagcgggctgaggcatgagccttgcgggagacccatgtagctaattctgattgttgcgaAATcggcatgtgaaaaatacatgcacttctctgacaaaaggttgtacaaataattatttataatcggtggaagtccatgttggtggagcttgtcagaaagaacatcaatggaaactgaatcaaatgctcctttaatgtctaaaaacacagatgccatttgttgtttttgagcgaaggcaatttggatgtcagacgaaagtaatgcaaggcaatcatttgtccctttatttctacggaaaccaaactgagtatctgacaacaaaccgttcgtctcgacccaagtgtcgagacgtcgtagaataattttttcgaacaattttctgatgcaggacaacattgcaatgggtctatatgagttgtgattggaagctggtttccccggcttttgaatggcgataactttcacttgcctccagtcaggtgggacaatattttgctcaagaaacttgttgaacaattccaacaaacgtctttttgcaaggtcgggcagattcttcaccaaattgaatttaattctgtccaacccaggagcgttattgttacaagacaagagtgctatagaaaactcCATAATTGAAaaggggttattaataaaaccattagttgGAAGAGATTCTCGAATAATGCtccgcgtaggaacagaatctgggcaaactttctgagcaaagtcaaatatccatcggttcgagtattcattactctcattgcccacgttacgattcctcattcgtctggccgtattccaaaaagtgctcattgaggtttctcttgaaaaaccttcgacaaaatgtctctagTAACTACATTTTTTGACTCGAAGTATGcttttgtacttggtttctaaaaccataaatttttcaaaattctgagcagttcctcctcctcgttttaaaaacgttttgaaagcattttgtttcgcgtgcttagcatctgagcactctttgtcccaccaggggatggaaggccttctgttagtcgttggcccaggaaagcgtttagtttgggattgttctgcggcctccagaatcgagcaaacgaggaagtcacattcttcaagtggagggagtatcTGCAGAGTTGATCAGTAATCAATTATACTGAAGATGCAGAAGAATCAGAAGAATAATTCGACGAAACCGAACGCCCGTACATGTACAGTGTGCACGACCGTACAGTATTATTTTAATCTTGCCTATTGTCGTTTCATATCATAAGTAACATTTACTGCAGTGTACAATAAAAATCAATCCACTTCTTCTTAATTATTCAGCCGTCCGTGAAGGAAAAATGATTCTTTTCTGTCTAATTCATGCCATTTGGAGATTGATAGAAAGTTACATTAATCATTTGATGATTGACTGACTAGATGAGTTTGTATATGAATTCTGTGCTCACTATCAGCATTAGAGCTAATTATGACCGGAAAATAATATAGATTATTCGGGTTCTATCGAAGTGATTCGGGTCACATTCCCGGAACTGAAGAATTTATAATAacatatttgaacttgatcattgaccttacgttgtcggttacgttacttataagtTTATATttcccgaaccggaaatgttcgTCATGACTATGTCAAACATGACAAtcgctcgtatatttttttaaagaaaaaagtacattttatagaaaaatcaagAAACTACTataaatcgatttaaaaaaaccaGTTCATTTTTAGTAcgcattttatttaaaaataatgaataacaacaataatttccgggttggcgattcaatgccCAGGGCACTGACATGTAAGACACAAGCCAgtagtcatatgttcgagccccgactccGAAGAAATCTTAATGTTAGTAGGATGGTAGtatgccatgcaatgattctgtacactacacAGCAAACAAAATTGTAACAATCTCTATGTGATTATCAATCGATGTGAGAAAAATAGATGtgctgaacatcaaatgcaataatttcctgttttcaagaaatattgcagataaatcacacgttattacatggAAACAAAGTATTGAGTACATTACATCACCCTAACTGAAAATTGTATGTGATTCTGATATGAAATTATGCACCTTTtggtgtaatattacaacctaaCGACGCCAAGATTGTTGTGATATTATATCGCAAGCGTTGCACATCAGTAGTGAGTAGTGATGTGCAGCAATTTTAATGTAATATCAAAAATGTGTTTGTGTTGTtctaatattacacgaaaagatgcataatttcctATCGGAATCGTATACAATATTCAGTCAAGCTGATATAatctactcaatacgttgttcCAATGTAATACCGTGtaatttatctgcaatatttcttgaaaacagaaaattattgcatttgatgttcagtacgtctgATTTTTTTCGCATCGATTGATAAACACattgagattgttacaattcttttttttgctgtatatgaatcggctgcgaagtctgttgaaaactgTGGGATTTGGATACGAAAAATTTCATACTTGACAGCTACGTCAGTCTCAGTACGAAAATCCACCAACATTCGACTCAGCAATCCTTGACCACGAACAAGAGCAAGCAGCAACTGACAGGTAAGACGTGACCACAATAGACCTAACATGCGGAGTGATTCCCTGCAATTTTATCGACAATTTGCACAAAACAGAATCGTAAATGGCTTTGATGGCTTAACCAATTGCGGCAATCTTAGACTCcgtaacgtaaagaaaagtaatctTAGACTCGTTCGAAAGGTACAGCGTGGTTTCAGGTCAAATGGTGTGGTGGGCACTTACGAATCAGTAGATATAATCGAATATGTGACACAACCgacaaactgcactattttcaatgCACACAATTTTCTAAATGATTTCGACAAGCCCGTTTGAAGGAAGTAAAGGAGTCAATCATCCTGCTTAAATATATATTTGCTGATACTTTCGGTACCAGGAATGTTACCGAAAAGTGGCGCAATTCCAAATGAAGGAAATGCTATAATTCGACTATTTGAATGACGaaataaaggcattatcacaccaataTGTGGATTAAGAagcgattgttgttgtttttcttttcattttcgcTGCTTTATTCTAGATTTTcgcaaatgacgaatcacacgCGCCACTTTCCTACCGGAACTACTATAACCATCTTAAGGCATCATAATAAAGTAATCATCGCCGTTATTTACTGTACCCCTTCTTCATCCAAGGAAACATTTTAATCCGATAATTCATCAGTCCACTTGACTGAATTATTTAGGGTGGAGCTATAGGCTATAATCAATTGCTTACCAGTTGATAATACTGTCGTGCAACGGTAATTTGCGACGTTAACATAGTTCACGGAGGTGATGCAGGAAACTGTTATtagttctcaaccgattttagtcTTAGTAGTTCGCTATTGATTTGGCCAGTAGGTTATTGGTAAACGTTTATCAATTAGGTGAACCGCAGCATCTACTAAACAGAAGATTCACGGTGGGTGGGGTTGTGCACGATGAGCTTGACGTAGTTGTAAGGACAACTCGGTTCGCCAGGGTTCGGTGTTATTAGATCTACTATATTCAACGAAGATTTATGTTTGTGATCATAGCGAAACTTACGGGAAACCCAAAATGGCACACGATCTTACTGATATATAAGACAGCTTCGATACGTTTGAACGCTCATTCATATTAGGATTGTGTACTACAGAGAAACTAagaataaaatagtgtaagtgaagtgaacaaTGAAAGTGCTATCGAATTGCATATTCGCGGTAAGGAAAGAAAGGAATGTTCCACTATTTTAATCAAATATTAACTAATTCGATGCATAGTGTTGTATGCtgattttacacggatgtgctGTTAATTCTACAAATTATCGTTTACCGCATAACTTTGGTTTTCACACTCGAGGATATGCTACGGAACACAATTTTCTTCAGGATAGACGCAATGGATTGGCAAGCAGCAATGAAGAAGGAATACTGCATGCATCCACCAACTATCAATCGAGAGGTAGCGGTCTACAGTCTCAGTTTAGTACAGGTGCGACTGTAAATTATCTAGAGTGAATGAGAGGactattaaaaaaacaaaacaagtaataACCTACAGAAAGAAGAATCGACTTTAGAATTTCGTTCCTTATGCTTCGTGATTCGTAATGTGAATAACAGCTATGTATGCTACAGATTGTTAATAATCATCAAATCGATTAGaaattgagaaaattaaaaatattacaaGTGGTGCTGCCCGGTCAGCAGATCATAAAAAATTATATCGAAGCTGTTTCTGATTTTGGTACTAGACCAAATTTTTATCAGAATTGTTTACCAATTCTTAAAATGACTAAATTTCACGAATATATCCAGCCTTCCAAAAAGGTATATTAACTTACATGTTTCCGCACCTAGCATATGTCAGATTGCATTAACTATGTGTTAAATAAACTGTGATAATGAGTCGTTTTTGACTCTCGAATACGTCATTCtcaaaagacgtaaatttatacgattttttttatatatcagaATTATATCAGAATGAATGAATCAAGTGAAAGAGTAATGTGCGAACTATTCTAAATGTATAGTTATGCAGTAAAGTTATTTGACTAATTATTGCGTGAAAGTGATTTATGGTGTTAGTGAAGTACTTCGTTCGAAAAGAACAATATACTAATAGAAAACATTTCTCGAGCAAATCTGATATGAATCCGTCTTTGTAATTTAAATAACATCTCCATTCCCTCACAGAGAAAACATatcaattttacaggtgacatatttctataaacgatacaattcacaactacttaattttcaaATTGCGCAATATTCCATTAGCACAGAGTTTTACACGCTCCGAGtgaaatttgcactcggctagcaagagCCTcggtatggatttatatgtatcaattctgtataaaatgttcaaattcgacgctccatttatgtgcattttataagatgcaAATCCACAAGAACTGTGCATCACTACATTGCTGTATTGATTCGATATATTATTTATCCACACTTAAAAAAACAGCAAAACCTCCGTTGATTTAATTGTTAAAAAAGGCATCCGAAAATTACATTGCTTGAAAATCAATGAAATTGATGATGACAATCACGAGATCACTGACATCCAAGTACAAGAACCCAATGTGTGTAAGAAGTTGGACCGGTTATTTGGCAAAGTGTTCACACCAAGTATAAATTTGCCTTTAGAGGCGCTTTTGGGCTGCTTTTGCGTTCGAGATTGAATACAATGGTAGATCATGAGTGCAGTTCACTTTAATTTAACGAAAACGAATTTTCAAATCTGAAAACAAAAGGACAAAAATAGTctagttttttattcaataatataatttataaggcaCACTGATTAAGCTCCAATATGCggagggctttttctaattttaactaATAAAGTGCTTAAAACTACGATAATTTCATTAGGTAATTGGTCGTAGTGATCGACAAAACATAATCTAGTTGCCAGAACGAATTAGGCTTTCGGACAGCTCATTTACAAcctcaaatgcaaatgagatttgtttgttatcatcaggaaacgcatgcattaaacacgactcagacgatcaatcaatttCGGTCGACGTTAAGattaatttattatattttttatccGAATGTTGCTCACGTACCCGACGtgaaaatgttccgtgaacttgacgtagtgttctttcatatgaattgcttacaattaatattGTTGTCtcgtaatcgttccatgcaggtgatagtcgcctgatgctacgtgtgaatcgcttttgcaTATCGTTTTGTTTTCACCAGAAAACGTATTGGCCGCCCATTTAGACTCTACACTGACCCAAACCCTCACATTAGTTTCATTTGAAAAACTACATAAATATCTAAAACAGCCTACCACATAATATTCATATGCATCATATAGAATTCAAATGTTCATTTATAATTTCCAAACGGAAGGTCGATAACTTTTAAGTCTGCAGCTGTAactttcaaatggaaggtcgatAACTTTTAAGCTGTGACTGTAAGctgtgaaaaaaattttcaaaataacaatGGCGTAATAAGGAAAACTGTTTACTTGAGTTCTTGAAGGTAAATTAATACTTGTAATCGAATAACATAATACAAAttattagactattttttagaaTGCTAAATATTGTCTAGTTATTCACGATAACGGTCAAACAACTTAAAACCTACAAAAAATGGGTGGAATTACGGCGATTTTTTCAAGTATATGGGAGGCaatgaactgttttgttttaatgtttcatcataatcaTTTATAGAGTGATTATAACAATTACTATAAGAACAATGAGCTCTTTGAGAAATATTGTTCATTGAATGGAATGTTAAATAGTTTTCCTTTAGTCAATTAGAACGATAAAATCATTTGTTTACTATTAAATCGACACATAGAAGATAAATGAGATTCCGATAAAAGATATATCGGCTTCAAATAGAATGCATGTAAAATTCCAATGGTAGGTAAGTGAAATTCACATAAAACATACGTGTTGCCAacaatgatttttattttatgaaacaTATGATTATTATCTATGAACAAAGTAGTATTTATTACGTGTAAAGTATTATGGAAAATATTTATATGTTTTGGCATTTGAATACTAAGTGATATTTTTTTGAGTGAAACAAAATGTGATATTCGAAAGTCGaaatgttagttttattcgtactcacgtcatccagttatatctttggcattacccactcgccttttttcatttttaagccATGTAAGTTTTAAATCGCGAGTGTATTCTGTAATATATGGTAAATACCTTTTGTTACAGTTGATTCAATGAAATTTAAAAGGTTTCTTTATgtatagaaaaaatcgtgtagatTTTTACGTATTTTTACGCTAGACTTAACGTATTTACgtattttttacgtatttttagACTAGACTTAACACATAATTCATGAATTTTGATATATTTCAAGTAGTCCATAATACACGTCTTTTCTCTTCAATTACAGCGGCCAACGGTGGATCACGAGGTGTGATACATAGCGATAGAACAGATACCGGAGCATTTCAGGCTTTCAGGAGAAATGAAGGAGACTCTCCGTATCACGCATCTTTGTATCCTCGTGGTTATGCCAATGGGCAATATTGGTATCCGAATCAAGTATATGATCAACATTACCTGGCAGGTTCTGGTGGAAGGTTCGGTGGAAGGTTTGGAAATGGTTTCGGTACTCATTATGGAATTGGTCCATATGGTAGTATTAATCCTGCTTTGGGTGGGTTACCTActggttttcaaaaaaatatttcagatgAGCGACATGTGTCAAAAGTTGATGGTGATATACGTGCTGTTGATTCAACTGACGTTCAGAGTACGGCCGTTCAAGGATCGGAAGGCGAAGTTAATCCAAAAACGAGTGTTGGGGCTACTGGCTTCCAACGAGGTGTATATCAAACGCCGGGCATTGGCAATTCTCATGGCTTCAGTACATTTCCTTATGCAGGTAGGAGGCCAGATGACTATTTAGTTTCTGGAGGTGGGAATGGATTTACATCGATCAGAAATGGTCATTCTGGTTCCAATGGTTTTGTACCTTCAGGAGTAGCACCTTTTcaaacatcttctggtaatcctgtCAATGGTTTCGCTGGATCTCCATACAACATAAATCCAAGTTCATTAAACAATATAAGACCTCGAGGTGATTTTCCTACTAATAAAAACAGCGCTCCAGTACCTGGAGAGAATCCTACTGACAGTAGTAACCAAGAGAATATCAATGGTACAAATGAGAATTTATCGCATCCAAGTGAACCAAGACAAAATGTTCCGAATAGCGTTCCACACGATGGTAC comes from Malaya genurostris strain Urasoe2022 chromosome 3, Malgen_1.1, whole genome shotgun sequence and encodes:
- the LOC131438288 gene encoding uncharacterized protein LOC131438288 isoform X3, which gives rise to MKVLSNCIFACCMLILHGCAVNSTNYRLPHNFGFHTRGYATEHNFLQDRRNGLASSNEEGILHASTNYQSRGSGLQSQFSTAANGGSRGVIHSDRTDTGAFQAFRRNEGDSPYHASLYPRGYANGQYWYPNQVYDQHYLAGSGGRFGGRFGNGFGTHYGIGPYDERHVSKVDGDIRAVDSTDVQSTAVQGSEGEVNPKTSVGATGFQRGVYQTPGIGNSHGFSTFPYAGRRPDDYLVSGGGNGFTSIRNGHSGSNGFVPSGVAPFQTSSGNPVNGFAGSPYNINPSSLNNIRPRGDFPTNKNSAPVPGENPTDSSNQENINGTNENLSHPSEPRQNVPNSVPHDGTTVTTDNATLQPGDTELGTTSKDLNRSNDLQHESVHPNPSSLAEANPASGGFLNERGNQLGSVQPRTRLLDGTPSSGTFIPNTFQRESFGSRGFFAGGVSHGTGIKNPARQGLPNNNLYRSNYFGSNPEYAYPSSIGGSTFGGRRNQFSGRQADAVNGASNYDSSISIDVQRGSTDLSGSTTGVNAHTNLEDPNKLAFNLGARSGLQGSGSDLVTYGTESRNKNNVNIEPTTASTNAENKS
- the LOC131438288 gene encoding uncharacterized protein LOC131438288 isoform X1, with protein sequence MKVLSNCIFACCMLILHGCAVNSTNYRLPHNFGFHTRGYATEHNFLQDRRNGLASSNEEGILHASTNYQSRGSGLQSQFSTAANGGSRGVIHSDRTDTGAFQAFRRNEGDSPYHASLYPRGYANGQYWYPNQVYDQHYLAGSGGRFGGRFGNGFGTHYGIGPYGSINPALGGLPTGFQKNISDERHVSKVDGDIRAVDSTDVQSTAVQGSEGEVNPKTSVGATGFQRGVYQTPGIGNSHGFSTFPYAGRRPDDYLVSGGGNGFTSIRNGHSGSNGFVPSGVAPFQTSSGNPVNGFAGSPYNINPSSLNNIRPRGDFPTNKNSAPVPGENPTDSSNQENINGTNENLSHPSEPRQNVPNSVPHDGTTVTTDNATLQPGDTELGTTSKDLNRSNDLQHESVHPNPSSLAEANPASGGFLNERGNQLGSVQPRTRLLDGTPSSGTFIPNTFQRESFGSRGFFAGGVSHGTGIKNPARQGLPNNNLYRSNYFGSNPEYAYPSSIGGSTFGGRRNQFSGRQADAVNGASNYDSSISIDVQRGSTDLSGSTTGVNAHTNLEDPNKLAFNLGARSGLQGSGSDLVTYGTESRNKNNVNIEPTTASTNAENKS
- the LOC131438288 gene encoding uncharacterized protein LOC131438288 isoform X2: MKVLSNCIFACCMLILHGCAVNSTNYRLPHNFGFHTRGYATEHNFLQDRRNGLASSNEEGILHASTNYQSRAANGGSRGVIHSDRTDTGAFQAFRRNEGDSPYHASLYPRGYANGQYWYPNQVYDQHYLAGSGGRFGGRFGNGFGTHYGIGPYGSINPALGGLPTGFQKNISDERHVSKVDGDIRAVDSTDVQSTAVQGSEGEVNPKTSVGATGFQRGVYQTPGIGNSHGFSTFPYAGRRPDDYLVSGGGNGFTSIRNGHSGSNGFVPSGVAPFQTSSGNPVNGFAGSPYNINPSSLNNIRPRGDFPTNKNSAPVPGENPTDSSNQENINGTNENLSHPSEPRQNVPNSVPHDGTTVTTDNATLQPGDTELGTTSKDLNRSNDLQHESVHPNPSSLAEANPASGGFLNERGNQLGSVQPRTRLLDGTPSSGTFIPNTFQRESFGSRGFFAGGVSHGTGIKNPARQGLPNNNLYRSNYFGSNPEYAYPSSIGGSTFGGRRNQFSGRQADAVNGASNYDSSISIDVQRGSTDLSGSTTGVNAHTNLEDPNKLAFNLGARSGLQGSGSDLVTYGTESRNKNNVNIEPTTASTNAENKS
- the LOC131438288 gene encoding uncharacterized protein LOC131438288 isoform X4; the encoded protein is MKVLSNCIFACCMLILHGCAVNSTNYRLPHNFGFHTRGYATEHNFLQDRRNGLASSNEEGILHASTNYQSRGSGLQSQFSTAANGGSRGVIHSDRTDTGAFQAFRRNEGDSPYHASLYPRGYANGQYWYPNQVYDQHYLAGSGGRFGGRFGNGFGTHYGIGPYGSINPALGGLPTGFQKNISDERHVSKVDGDIRAVDSTDVQSTAVQGSEGEVNPKTSVGATGFQRGRRPDDYLVSGGGNGFTSIRNGHSGSNGFVPSGVAPFQTSSGNPVNGFAGSPYNINPSSLNNIRPRGDFPTNKNSAPVPGENPTDSSNQENINGTNENLSHPSEPRQNVPNSVPHDGTTVTTDNATLQPGDTELGTTSKDLNRSNDLQHESVHPNPSSLAEANPASGGFLNERGNQLGSVQPRTRLLDGTPSSGTFIPNTFQRESFGSRGFFAGGVSHGTGIKNPARQGLPNNNLYRSNYFGSNPEYAYPSSIGGSTFGGRRNQFSGRQADAVNGASNYDSSISIDVQRGSTDLSGSTTGVNAHTNLEDPNKLAFNLGARSGLQGSGSDLVTYGTESRNKNNVNIEPTTASTNAENKS
- the LOC131438288 gene encoding uncharacterized protein LOC131438288 isoform X5, translating into MPMGNIGIRIKYMINITWQVLVEGSVEGLEMVSVLIMELVHMMSDMCQKLMVIYVLLIQLTFRVRPFKDRKAKLIQKRVLGLLASNEVGGQMTI